Part of the Arthrobacter sp. MMS18-M83 genome is shown below.
AGCCCGGATTTCATCAACCGTCCATTCGGAGACCCCGATGTAAATGGCTTTGCCTGCCCGGACGATGTCCGCGAAAGCCTGCATGGTTTCTTCGAGCGGGGTTTCGTAGTCGTAGCGGTGGGCCTGGTAAAGGTCGACGTAGTCCGTTCCGAGGCGGCGCAGGGAACCGTTGATGGACTCCATGACGTGTTTGCGGGACAGGCCGCGGTCGTTGTTGCCTTCACCGGTGGGGAAGTAGACCTTGGTGAAGATCTCCAGGCCTTCGCGGCGCACGCCTTTGAGTGCTTCGCCCAGTGCCGTCTCGGCGCGGGTGCCAGCATAGGCATCGGCGGTGTCAAAGGTGGTGATGCCCAGGTCCAGGGCCTGGCGGACGCACGCGTTGGCGGCGTCCTGGTCGATCTGCTCTCCGTGGGTGACCCAGTTCCCGTAGGCCAGTTCACTGATGTACATGCCGGACGAGCCGAGTTTGCGGTATTCCATGTCGCACTTTTCCTTCGTCAGGTGTCTAGTCCGGTCGACGATCCCCGCGGGCGGAACCATCGAGGGAGGATTTTTGGAAATCTGAGGGATTGGGTCTTTGCTGCCGGGCTAAGTCGTTGGTTACGGTTCCAGATGGGGCCGGAGTTCCGTTTCAGTCCTCATGCGTATTGGGTAACACTTAGTTTGCTAGCTATTGCGGTTCCCCCGACGGCGTAGAGGGAGACGCCGCTACTGCTGCTGGACGGGAAGATTAGCTCGGTCAGGGTGACCTGGCCTTCCTGGCCGAAGACTTCAACGGAGCACCGATCCACAAATATTGTTAGCTCGTAGGAGCCGTTCCTCGTCTGGATGGGTGCGATCTCGATGGACGCGAAGGATTCGTGGAAGTCTGTTTGCCCGGATTCCCGGCGGTCGACGATGATGGAGCCTTCGGTGGGCCGGATGCCGATTCGGGTTCCCTCCGCTCCGTTGCCGCGGACGACAATCCCGAATTCCTCGGCGGTTCCGGGAGCGAAACTGAGGTCGATGCGTTGGACGGTGCCGGCCGCGCCGTCGAGGACATGCTGGCCGTCGGAGATTTCGGCTGCCTCGAGGCTAAACGAAGGACCTTGCCGTCTGAGTGATGTCAGATCCGCTGCGACCTGCTGCACCAGGCATAGGTTTCCGTCAATGGTGCGCAGTGACACTTCGCGGACCAGCGACATGGGGCTCCGCCAAGGGGAAGTCGGAATCTCATTGGCGTATTCCCAGTTGTTCATCCAGCCGATCATGAGCCGACGGTTGTCCGGGGCGTCGCTGAACGATACGGCGGCGTAGTAGTCCCGGCCCCAGTCGAGCCACTGGTACTCGGCCAACCGTGCCGGATCCTGGAGGCCTTCGGTGACCGTAGTGGCGGAGGTGAACGTGACGCCGTCGAAATCCCCGACGAAGTATTGACCGGCCGAGCCGTTGTTGGGGCCGCCGGGGTTGAGGTTGACGATGAGGACCCATTTGAGGTTGTCCGGGTCGCCGTCGACTGGCAGCGGGAAGAGATCCGGGCATTCCCACACCCCTCCGGTCGCGTTCGCCGGGCCGAAGCTGCTCAGCAACTCCCAGCTCTTCAGATCGTCCGACTTATAGAGGACCACCTTGAAGTCCTGGGCTTCCACGGCAACCATGATCCAGTAGCCACCGGCGTCGCCGTCGTAGCGGAACACCTTGGGGTCGCGGAAGTTGGCTGATCCGCGGTCCAGCACGGGGTTTCCAGTGTGTTTGGTCCAGCTGTAGCCACCGTCCAGGCTGTAGGCCAGTGACTGGGCCTGGATGCCCTCGCGTGCGGAGGCCTTCTTGAACGAGCTGGTGTAGACGGCGACCAGCGGCGCGCGGGAATCGGTGCCGAATCCGCTGGTGTTGTGGCGGTCGAAGACGACGCTGCCGGAGAAGATGTCTTCTGTCTCGTCGCAGGCGATGGCGACGGGGTGCTCGGTCCAGGTCAGCAGGTCTGTGGAGGTGGCGTGCCCCCATGACATGTTTCCCCAGACATTGTCCAGGGGGTTGTTTTGGTAGTAGAGGTGGTAGATGCCCTCGTGGTGGATCAGGCCGTTGGGGTCATTGAGCCAGGTATCCCGGGCTGCGTAGTGCAGGGCAGGCCGGAAAGTATCGGCCGTCGTGGCGGTCACGGCAGTCATGAAGGTCGGATCTCGCTTCTGTGATCGTGGGTGTGATGATATCCAGTTGCAGGTTCCCATGCGGCGGGGTAGGCCGGTCGGTGCGGCGCTGGCCTACCCCGCTGTGTTGGTGTTTAGGAGTTCTTCTTGTAGCGGTCGTAGGCGTCCTGGTAGAGCTTGACCATTTTGTCCAGGCCGATGGACTTCAGCTGGGCGACGTAGCTATCCCATTCCTGGTCGACGCCGCCGGAAACGATCCATTTGGCCCGCTTTTCCTTGACGAGCGTCTGGACGTCGGTTTCGATGGTGCTTAGCTGCTGCAGCTCATCGTTGGAGAGGAGCACGTTGGGGTACTGGTCGTTCCCCGCGTGGGGTTTGAAGATTTCCTTGATGGTTTGCTGGCGTGCGGCGGCGCGTGGTTCAGGGGCCACGACGGTCTGGAAGTCCTGCGCGGTGACGATGTGCGGGCCACCCGGGGCTACCTTCTGTCGCCGTTCCCCTGCCGTCGTGCCTGCCGGTGCGGGAATCTGCTGGAGGACACCTTTGTCGTCCTTCTGCAGGGCGGCGCCTATCGGACCCCAGCTGGTTTGCGCGGACATGGTGGGGTCATACAGTCGGTCGACCCATCGCATAGTCGCGGCCGGGTACTTGTCGGCACGGGTAATCGCGAACGCGCCGCGGCTAGTGTCCGGCCCGTTGGCGACACTGGCAATTTGCTTGCCGTCTTTGCCTTTGAGTACCGGCATCACCACGTAGTCCTTGGCACGGCCCGCGCCGACGGCCTCCTCGGTCTCCCACCAGACGTAGGAGCCGAGGGTTTCAGCAGCACTCTTGCCCTTGGCCAGGTACGCCTTGTCGTCCTGTGAAAAGGACTCGGGGTCGATCAGGCCCTCCTGGTACCACTTGTGGAGTTCGGAAACAGCCGACTTGTACTGGTCCTGTGCGGCGGTGAAGATGACCTTGCCGTTTTGGACGATGCGGTGGTCGATGTTGTCCGGCAGGCCGCCGAGGGCGGCAAACAGGTCACTGATGTCCGCGCACCACCAGTTGTTGATGAAGCTCAAAGGAATTTCATCGTTCTTGCCGTTGCCGTTGGGGTCCTTGGTCTTAAAGGCGACGAGGGCGTCGTGGTACTCCTGGATGGTCTGCGGAACCGGCAGGCCGAGTTTATCCAGCCACGCTTTGTTGATCGACATGAAGTTCGGGTAGGCGCGCAGGCCGAGTTCCTCGACATTGGGCAGGGAGTAGATGTGCCCGTCCGAGGAGGTGATGGCCGCCTTGATATCCGGCCGGTCCTTGAGGATCTTTGCGAGGTTCGGGGCGTACTTGTCGATCAGGTCTTCCAGCGGCACCAGTGTGCCGTTGGTTCCGTACGTGGAGATATCTGTATCCGAGAAACCGGTGTTGAAAAAAGCATCCGGCAGGTCCCCGCTGGCCAGGATCAGGTTCTTCTTTTCCTTGTAGACGTTGTCGGGCAGGTTTTCCCACTTGACGTCGATGTTGGTGTCCTTAGCCCATTGCTGGACCAGGGGCATGCTCTCGTAGGCCGGCGCCAGCGGGGCCTTCGTCCCGGAGAATCGCAAGGTCAGGGTTTTATCGACGATGGGCAGTCCGGTCGGCTTCAGGCCGAAGTCCGACGAGGAGTCTTTGATACCGGTCGGGCTTTGCCCGGAACAGGCAGTGAACATCAGTGTTCCGGCGACAAAGACGCCGACCGTGGCCAGGGCGCGGTTTTTCTTCATGGGTTTCCCTTTCAGGGGTTCCAAATTTGGGTTTAGGTGGGGGTGTTCTAGTTTGACGGCGCCGATGAGGGCGCCTTTGGTGAAGTCCCTACATGAACGACAAGGCGATCGGCAATGACGGCCTGAAGACGACGATCATGGAGTATTTGGTCAGTCCGGGGGTCCGCATCGAGGCGGCGATGCCGGACTGGATGAACATGATTCAATCGGCCTTTCTTGGTCGGTATGCGGAGTGGAGGTAATGGGCGGAGAACGAGAGAATTCGGGCACCGTCAGCAACCCGGACAAGCACTTGGTCGGCATCTTCGCTCACCGGGTAGGCGCGCGACGTTAGCGAGACCCGATCATCGACGTAGAGCTCGACCATCGAGCCGTCCACGAGCAGTCGGGCATGCGCGGTTGGCGATTCGGGGCGGCGGATGCCGCGACGCCCCTCGGTGTGCTCCGATCGACGGCTGCTCCGCGATCGGTCGATCCAAACCTCTGTGCCGGTCACCCCGAGCACCGTCGTCTCGACTCCGTCGGAACTGCGAAGCACCTCTATCTCGAACCCGGGTCCCTCGACCCGGAATTCGAGGTGGAGATGTCTGCCGCGAATTGGGACGGAAATATCAGTCCCTGTGCGCTCGGCATCCGTGATGGCGTGATCGGGTCCTACGGGGCGTTCGTGGAGCAAACCGAGCTCCGCGACAGGCCTCACGCTTAGCGCGCCGTCTGCGTGGAGTCCGAGTTCCAGAGGGAAGCCCGCGTTGTGCGCCCATCCGCTCCCGGCATACTCGTCCAGGCTTCGCTTGTCTTGCGCGATGCTCCACAAGATGCTGCGTCCATCCTGAAGAACGGTGCCGCTCGGCCCGGTGAGATGGCCGCCGCCGTCAAACTCCCTCGGCACCGGATCATCGGGCGTGAATCGTCGGGACGCGGCGTCCCAGACGCCGATCCAGTGCCAGACGTGCTGAAGGTGGTGCTCGCTCTCGCCTGCCCACCAGGGCGCGATGAAAAGAGCGTGCCGGCGCAGTCCGTCGCTGCCGTTGCCGATCGGCAGAAGCACCGGGAGTTCCCACATCACACCCGTCGCCGGGTACCGGGCGACGTCACCGACAAGCAGCGGCTCTTGTTGCTCCCATCGATCGCCGTCGCGCGAGTGGAACAGGAGGGCCGCACCGCCGCGTCCTTCAAGGCCTGCGCCCACGAGGAGGAACCAGTCATCCCCGTCGCGCCAGACAAACGGGTCACGGAACTGGCCCCTCACGAGGGGTTCGGCATAGCCGGGCACGGTGGTCGGCATCTCGAGCACGGGGTGTTCATCAAGAACCCAGCCGCTACCGGTCGGGCGGGCCACCGCCACCGTTTGGTCAGGGCGCCGGCCGAAATCTCCGGCAGTGAGATATAGCAGGTGTTCACCGCTGGGAGCGGTCACCGAGCTTCCGCTCCAAACACCATCGGGCGCGACGGTCGTCGATGACGGCGCCACCGCAATGGTTTCGTCTTGCCAATGCACGAGGTCCTCGCTGATCGCGTGACCCCAGGCGATGTTCCCCCAGTACGGTCCAGCAGGGTTGTGCTGATAGAAGAGGTGATGCATGCCGTCGACTTGAAGCGCGGCGTGGGGCTCGTTCATCCAGCCTTGCGGGGCTGAAAAATGCGCGATCGGGCGATGATGGTCTGCCGCGAATCGGGCACGGTCCGGCGCCGTGTCGGCGGCGTGTACCGCCTCCGGTACTTCCGGCAGGTGCGTCGCGGGCAGCACTCTCACGGGCCCGAGGAGGCCGCTCGCCGCAGCGGCGGGAAATAGGCCCTCGACGAGGTCGCTGTCCGCTGAGCGTCCGAGGGTCATCCGGGCCGGAAGCCGGATGTCGCCGGGGTGCACATCGAGGGTGCCCGCTGGTTTGCCATCGACGCGGAGTTCGGCACGGCCACTGGCGATGGACAGTGCCAGGTGATTCCAGGAACCGAGTTTGAGACGGCCAGCGCCAACAAACGTGAGGCCGCCGACCACTGCGGCTATATGGCCTGACCTGTCGTGGCCCAGCGCGAACCCGGTGTTCAGCTCGAGCGCATCGATGATTGCTGTGAAACCATGTGCTCCGCCGCGTGCAAAAGCGCGCGGGGCGAACCAAGCCGTCACCGTGAGGGCGGGCTCATTGGAGGGGATGAACTGAATCTCCGCCCACGTTGACCAGCCGTCCAGGAATATGGCGGAACTGCCAATGGTCGGTCCCTGTCGTGGCGCGAGCAATACCGCGCGTTGCTCCGGCGGTTCAGGGCAAATGATGCGCGCGTTGGATCCGTTTGCGTCGGCTGGTTGAACAGGGTTTCCGCGGAAGGTGAGGTCAAGGAGTGGACGGGTGACCCTGCCTCCTAGGAAGCCGTGCGCGGTCGGTCCGGCCGGACCCGGTTGTGCGTTCATTTTGTGTTGAACCGGTCGCAGCCGGCTTGGTAGATCGCCACAACTGTGGCCCGAGCCCGGTTGTCTATCATTGGGTTTCCCTTTCAGGGGTTCCAAAATTTCAGGGTTTGGTGGGGATCGTTCTAGCTTTTGACGGCGCCGATGAGTGCACCCTTGGTGAAGTGCTTCTGCATGAACGGCAAGGCGATCATCAGGGGCAGGCTGGAGATGACGATCATGGCGTATTTGGTCAGTTCGGCGACCCGTTGCGCAGCGGCATAGGACTCGACGTCGCCCGATAGATTTCCGGACGCGGCGACGTCGGACTGGATGAGGATGTTCCGCAGCACCAGTTGTAGCGGGTATTTCGTGTCATCGTTGAGGTAGATCAAGGCGTCGAAAAAGGAGTTCCAGTTGCCCACGACATGGATCATGAGCATCAGCATGATCAGCGGCTTGGACAGCGGGAGGACCATCCGGAAGAAGAACTGGAAGTCCGAGGCGCCATCGAGCTGCGCTGCTTCGCGCAGTTCGTCGGGGATGCTGTGTTCAAAAAACGACCTGGCAATGATAAGGTTCCAGACCCCGATGGCCCCGGGCAGGATTACCGCCCACATGGTGTTCAGCAATCCCAGGTCACGGACCACCAGGTACCGGGAGATCAGGCCGCCGTCGAAGAACATGGTGATGATGAACAGCAGCATGATGAACTTTCGACCGGGCAGGTCCTTACGGGACAGGGCATAGCCGGCACCCAGGATGGAGCCGACGCTGATGACGCTGCCCGTCACCGTGTACAGGACGGAGTTGCCCAGACCGCGCCAGATGGCCGGATCAGCGAAAATTCTCTGGTAGCCCTCAAGGGTGAAGCCTGCCGGCAGGAACCACACCTTGCCTTCGTAAATCTGGTTCGGGTCGCTGACCGAGGCGATGACGATGAAATACAGCGGGTAGGCCACGGCGGCAATGGCGACAAGCAGGATCGCGATCGTCATGGTGTTGAATGCCGGATCGGCCAACCGGGCGCGCAGCGGAACCTTGTACGGGTCTGCTGGCCGGCGTTCGCGGAGGAGCTCCTGAGAGGGGATGGTCCTGGTTGTCATTTGGTTACCACAGACTTGTCTTGGTTGCGCGGCGGGCCACCCAGTTGAAAGTCACCAGGAGCGCCAGGTTGAGCAAGGAGTTGAAAAGGCCGATCGCGGCGGAGTAGCTGAACTGCGCCTGCTGCAGTCCCGCGTGGTAAACGTAGGTCTGGACGATTTCAGACGTCTGCGTGTTCAGGTTCGTCTGCATCAACAGGGCTTTTTCGAAGCCGACGTTGAGCAGGTTGCCGATTGCCAGGATGAACAGCACTGTGATGACAGGCATGATTCCGGGGATGTCGATGTGCCGGATCCGCTGAAATTTGTTTGCCCCATCAACCTTGGCCGCATCATGCAACGCAGGGTCGATGCCGGTGAGCGCCGCCAGGTAGACGACCATGGAGAATCCAGCGTGCTGCCAGATGTCCGACACCACGTACACGGGGCGGAACCAGTCGGCGGATCCCATGAAGAAGACGGGCTGGCCGCCGAAGAGCTGGAGAGCGTTGTTGATCAGGCCTGAACGCGGAGAGAGCAGCACGAACATCATTCCCACGACCACCACCGTTGAAATGAAGGCGGGCGAATACAGTACCGTCTGGGTCAGTTTCTTGAACCGCCGGGCCTGGAGCTGGTTGACCAGCAGGGCCAGGACAATCGGCACCGGAAACGCGATGAGAAGCCCAAGGACCGCCAGCCATACCGTATTTTCCAGCACCCGCTCAAACTGGAACGAGGAAACGAACCGCTGGAAGTTGGCCAGGCCCACCCACGGACTTCCGAGGAAACCGTCCACCGGGTTGTAGTTCCGGAACGCGATCTGAACCCCGTACATCGGCCAGTACTTGAACACGGCGATGTAAATCAGCGCCGGCGCTAGTAATACGTATAACTGCCAGGCGCTGGCCACCCTCTTCAGCCGGAAGGACAAGGGTCTTTTGACCGGACGCGGCCCGGGGGGCCGGATCCTGGTTGACGTTGCGCGGCTCATTCCGCTTCACCTGAATTCGTCACTGAACTCCGTTCAATAAGGGCACATTCGAGGGCTTCAATCCGACCGTCCGGTTCGCCGCCCTCAATGAGCATTTCGACTGCGCGTCTGCCCATAGAGACAAACGGCAGGTCCATGGTTGTCAGCCCCGGCTGGAGATACGGAGCCAGGGTCTCCTGGTTGTCAAAACCGATGATGGCAACGTCTTGTGGTATCCGGCATCCCATTTGATCCAGCGCCTGATAGGCACCCCAGGCGGTTCGGTCATTCGCGCAGAAGATGGCCGTCGGCGGGTTACCCGCGGCCATGACCTCCCGGGCGTAGCGGTGGCCGTCGCCGGGATTTCCGTCACCGAACCGGACAATGGCCGGATCAACGGTCAATCCGGCCTCGTTGAGCGCCCGCGTGTACCCGGCATAGCGTCCTAGTGCTGCGGGCAGTCCGCTTTCGAGGGTCTCAATATTGAGCATGGCCACCCGGCGGTGCCCGGCATCGAGGAGCCGCTTCGTGGCGGCGTACCCGCCAAGTTCCTCGTCCGGGATGATGCTGGGGATCCGGCGGTCGCGGTCTTCGGAATTCAGCACTACGGACGGAACACCGCGCAATGCAGCCGGAACGTCGACTTTCCGGTGGTACATGGAGGCGTAGACCACCCCGGCGACCTTGTACGAAAGCATGGCTTCCAAGGAGGCGCGCTCAAGTTCCTTGTCTCCGTTGGTGTTCACCGTCAGGACCAGAAGTCCCGATTCCCACGCACGCTCCTGCGCGCCCTCGATGATCTTGCCGGCGAAGGGGGCGCTGGCAACGACGTCGCCGACGAAGCCGACCATGCCGGAGACACCTTCACGCAGTACCTTGGCGTGCGCATTGGTCCGGTATCCGAGCTGCTCGACGGCCGTTTCCACCTTGTCCTTGGTCTTCTGTGAAAACCGGGACCCGCTGACGTCATTGAGGACGAGGGACACTGTGGCCTGGGAAACCCCTGCGAGGGCCGCCACGTCGTGCATGGTCGGTCCTGAGTTCGGATTGGACTTGCGCAACCTGGCACCTCCTTCGCTGTTGGTTGAATTAGTCATTCGTATAACTAACCTGCTGATTGACTGTAATGCAGCTCACACATCCTCGTCAAGTTATTCTCCATAAGCGCATCACCGTAGCGGGTT
Proteins encoded:
- a CDS encoding LacI family DNA-binding transcriptional regulator — its product is MTNSTNSEGGARLRKSNPNSGPTMHDVAALAGVSQATVSLVLNDVSGSRFSQKTKDKVETAVEQLGYRTNAHAKVLREGVSGMVGFVGDVVASAPFAGKIIEGAQERAWESGLLVLTVNTNGDKELERASLEAMLSYKVAGVVYASMYHRKVDVPAALRGVPSVVLNSEDRDRRIPSIIPDEELGGYAATKRLLDAGHRRVAMLNIETLESGLPAALGRYAGYTRALNEAGLTVDPAIVRFGDGNPGDGHRYAREVMAAGNPPTAIFCANDRTAWGAYQALDQMGCRIPQDVAIIGFDNQETLAPYLQPGLTTMDLPFVSMGRRAVEMLIEGGEPDGRIEALECALIERSSVTNSGEAE
- a CDS encoding ABC transporter permease, with the translated sequence MSFRLKRVASAWQLYVLLAPALIYIAVFKYWPMYGVQIAFRNYNPVDGFLGSPWVGLANFQRFVSSFQFERVLENTVWLAVLGLLIAFPVPIVLALLVNQLQARRFKKLTQTVLYSPAFISTVVVVGMMFVLLSPRSGLINNALQLFGGQPVFFMGSADWFRPVYVVSDIWQHAGFSMVVYLAALTGIDPALHDAAKVDGANKFQRIRHIDIPGIMPVITVLFILAIGNLLNVGFEKALLMQTNLNTQTSEIVQTYVYHAGLQQAQFSYSAAIGLFNSLLNLALLVTFNWVARRATKTSLW
- a CDS encoding GH32 C-terminal domain-containing protein; this translates as MNAQPGPAGPTAHGFLGGRVTRPLLDLTFRGNPVQPADANGSNARIICPEPPEQRAVLLAPRQGPTIGSSAIFLDGWSTWAEIQFIPSNEPALTVTAWFAPRAFARGGAHGFTAIIDALELNTGFALGHDRSGHIAAVVGGLTFVGAGRLKLGSWNHLALSIASGRAELRVDGKPAGTLDVHPGDIRLPARMTLGRSADSDLVEGLFPAAAASGLLGPVRVLPATHLPEVPEAVHAADTAPDRARFAADHHRPIAHFSAPQGWMNEPHAALQVDGMHHLFYQHNPAGPYWGNIAWGHAISEDLVHWQDETIAVAPSSTTVAPDGVWSGSSVTAPSGEHLLYLTAGDFGRRPDQTVAVARPTGSGWVLDEHPVLEMPTTVPGYAEPLVRGQFRDPFVWRDGDDWFLLVGAGLEGRGGAALLFHSRDGDRWEQQEPLLVGDVARYPATGVMWELPVLLPIGNGSDGLRRHALFIAPWWAGESEHHLQHVWHWIGVWDAASRRFTPDDPVPREFDGGGHLTGPSGTVLQDGRSILWSIAQDKRSLDEYAGSGWAHNAGFPLELGLHADGALSVRPVAELGLLHERPVGPDHAITDAERTGTDISVPIRGRHLHLEFRVEGPGFEIEVLRSSDGVETTVLGVTGTEVWIDRSRSSRRSEHTEGRRGIRRPESPTAHARLLVDGSMVELYVDDRVSLTSRAYPVSEDADQVLVRVADGARILSFSAHYLHSAYRPRKAD
- a CDS encoding carbohydrate ABC transporter permease — encoded protein: MTTRTIPSQELLRERRPADPYKVPLRARLADPAFNTMTIAILLVAIAAVAYPLYFIVIASVSDPNQIYEGKVWFLPAGFTLEGYQRIFADPAIWRGLGNSVLYTVTGSVISVGSILGAGYALSRKDLPGRKFIMLLFIITMFFDGGLISRYLVVRDLGLLNTMWAVILPGAIGVWNLIIARSFFEHSIPDELREAAQLDGASDFQFFFRMVLPLSKPLIMLMLMIHVVGNWNSFFDALIYLNDDTKYPLQLVLRNILIQSDVAASGNLSGDVESYAAAQRVAELTKYAMIVISSLPLMIALPFMQKHFTKGALIGAVKS
- a CDS encoding glycoside hydrolase family 32 protein, with the protein product MTAVTATTADTFRPALHYAARDTWLNDPNGLIHHEGIYHLYYQNNPLDNVWGNMSWGHATSTDLLTWTEHPVAIACDETEDIFSGSVVFDRHNTSGFGTDSRAPLVAVYTSSFKKASAREGIQAQSLAYSLDGGYSWTKHTGNPVLDRGSANFRDPKVFRYDGDAGGYWIMVAVEAQDFKVVLYKSDDLKSWELLSSFGPANATGGVWECPDLFPLPVDGDPDNLKWVLIVNLNPGGPNNGSAGQYFVGDFDGVTFTSATTVTEGLQDPARLAEYQWLDWGRDYYAAVSFSDAPDNRRLMIGWMNNWEYANEIPTSPWRSPMSLVREVSLRTIDGNLCLVQQVAADLTSLRRQGPSFSLEAAEISDGQHVLDGAAGTVQRIDLSFAPGTAEEFGIVVRGNGAEGTRIGIRPTEGSIIVDRRESGQTDFHESFASIEIAPIQTRNGSYELTIFVDRCSVEVFGQEGQVTLTELIFPSSSSSGVSLYAVGGTAIASKLSVTQYA
- a CDS encoding ABC transporter substrate-binding protein; translation: MKKNRALATVGVFVAGTLMFTACSGQSPTGIKDSSSDFGLKPTGLPIVDKTLTLRFSGTKAPLAPAYESMPLVQQWAKDTNIDVKWENLPDNVYKEKKNLILASGDLPDAFFNTGFSDTDISTYGTNGTLVPLEDLIDKYAPNLAKILKDRPDIKAAITSSDGHIYSLPNVEELGLRAYPNFMSINKAWLDKLGLPVPQTIQEYHDALVAFKTKDPNGNGKNDEIPLSFINNWWCADISDLFAALGGLPDNIDHRIVQNGKVIFTAAQDQYKSAVSELHKWYQEGLIDPESFSQDDKAYLAKGKSAAETLGSYVWWETEEAVGAGRAKDYVVMPVLKGKDGKQIASVANGPDTSRGAFAITRADKYPAATMRWVDRLYDPTMSAQTSWGPIGAALQKDDKGVLQQIPAPAGTTAGERRQKVAPGGPHIVTAQDFQTVVAPEPRAAARQQTIKEIFKPHAGNDQYPNVLLSNDELQQLSTIETDVQTLVKEKRAKWIVSGGVDQEWDSYVAQLKSIGLDKMVKLYQDAYDRYKKNS